The following are encoded together in the Phyllopteryx taeniolatus isolate TA_2022b chromosome 21, UOR_Ptae_1.2, whole genome shotgun sequence genome:
- the rpl30 gene encoding 60S ribosomal protein L30, which yields MVAAKKTKKSMESINSRLQLVMKSGKYVLGYKQSQKMIRQGKAKLVILANNCPALRKSEIEYYAMLAKTGVHHYSGNNIELGTACGKYYRVCTLAIIDPGDSDIIRSMPDQQQQSQ from the exons ATGGTGGCCGCGAAGAAGACG AAAAAGTCGATGGAGTCCATCAACTCCCGACTCCAGCTCGTGATGAAGAGTGGCAAGTACGTGCTGGGCTACAAGCAGTCCCAGAAGATGATCCGACAGGGCAAAGCCAAGTTGGTCATCCTGGCCAACAACTGCCCAGCGCTCAG GAAGTCCGAGATAGAGTACTACGCCATGCTGGCCAAGACCGGCGTGCACCACTACAGCGGCAACAACATCGAGCTCGGCACCGCCTGCGGCAAATACTACCGCGTGTGCACGCTGGCCATTATTGACCCCG GCGATTCTGACATCATCAGGAGCATGCCTGATCAGCAGCAGCAATCTCAGTAG
- the rida gene encoding 2-iminobutanoate/2-iminopropanoate deaminase isoform X1, whose amino-acid sequence MSPLIRKIINIATAPAAIGPYSQAVLVDRTLYISGQLGMDVASGQLVQGGVQAQAKQALVNMGEILKASGCNYTNVVKTTVLLADINDFNGVNEVYKTFFSSNFPARAAYQVAALPRGGLVEIEAVAVVGPLADS is encoded by the exons ATGTCCCCTCTTATCAGGAAGATTATTAACATCGCGACAGCACCGGCTGCCATCGGCCCCTACAG CCAAGCGGTGCTGGTGGACAGGACCTTGTACATCTCCGGGCAGCTGGGGATGGACGTGGCCTCCGGTCAGCTGGTCCAGGGAGGAGTGCAGGCTCAGGCTAAACAG GCGCTGGTCAACATGGGGGAGATCCTTAAAGCTTCAGGGTGCAACTACACCAACG TGGTGAAGACGACCGTCCTGCTGGCGGACATTAATGACTTTAATGGCGTCAATGAAGTCTACAAGACAT TTTTCAGCAGCAACTTCCCTGCCAGAGCTGCCTACCAAGTGGCGGCCCTCCCCCGC GGCGGCCTGGTGGAAATCGAGGCGGTGGCGGTCGTCGGTCCTCTCGCCGACTCTTGA
- the rida gene encoding 2-iminobutanoate/2-iminopropanoate deaminase isoform X2: protein MATIRRQITYTGKAPVRQGIYSQAVLVDRTLYISGQLGMDVASGQLVQGGVQAQAKQALVNMGEILKASGCNYTNVVKTTVLLADINDFNGVNEVYKTFFSSNFPARAAYQVAALPRGGLVEIEAVAVVGPLADS from the exons ATGGCGACCATTCGCAGGCAGATTACATACACGGGCAAAGCTCCGGTCAGGCAGGGAATATACAG CCAAGCGGTGCTGGTGGACAGGACCTTGTACATCTCCGGGCAGCTGGGGATGGACGTGGCCTCCGGTCAGCTGGTCCAGGGAGGAGTGCAGGCTCAGGCTAAACAG GCGCTGGTCAACATGGGGGAGATCCTTAAAGCTTCAGGGTGCAACTACACCAACG TGGTGAAGACGACCGTCCTGCTGGCGGACATTAATGACTTTAATGGCGTCAATGAAGTCTACAAGACAT TTTTCAGCAGCAACTTCCCTGCCAGAGCTGCCTACCAAGTGGCGGCCCTCCCCCGC GGCGGCCTGGTGGAAATCGAGGCGGTGGCGGTCGTCGGTCCTCTCGCCGACTCTTGA
- the mrpl9 gene encoding 39S ribosomal protein L9, mitochondrial — translation MLNSGRRALHDLLGQMTIRSFSVTPVQSTVVVERWWQVPLSKVGSPPRLHPRRHRIYKLMEDTKHSPQKKMELILTQTVPKLGGRGDTVFVKKSVGRNKLLAQGLAVYPSPENKQLFAEELRLLREGTSEERVQTRTGQLTVDYLKRCKLTIHKMPLEDFKLTSEVVRRQFLKKLIMVVPPHALKLPFEPIAELGDYWCEVTVNGMDTVRVPVSLLPYEDPSANHQRLLKAQRRQQAGEKDISQQTSEDRVTETSGVDATAPPSDNRKKD, via the exons ATGTTGAACTCCGGCCGCCGTGCCCTTCACGATCTGCTCGGCCAAATGACTATCAGGAGTTTTTCTGTGACTCCAGTCCAG agtaCCGTGGTGGTGGAGCGCTGGTGGCAGGTGCCCCTGTCCAAAGTGGGCAGCCCCCCGAGGTTGCACCCCCGCAGGCACCGCATCTACAAGCTCATGGAGGACACCAAACACTCTCCCCAGAAAAAGATGGAGCTCATCCTCACACAGACCGTCCCCA AGCTGGGTGGCCGAGGAGATACGgtgtttgtcaaaaagtcagTGGGGCGGAACAAGCTGTTGGCTCAGGGGCTCGCCGTGTATCCGTCTCCGGAGAACAAGCAGCTGTTTGCGGAGGAGTTAAGG CTTTTGCGCGAGGGCACGAGCGAGGAAAGGGTCCAAACCCGAACTGGACAACTG ACAGTAGATTACCTGAAGCGCTGCAAGTTGACCATCCACAAAATGCCCTTGGAGGACTTTAAGCTGACCAGTGAGGTCGTGAGGAGGCAGTTTCTTAAGAAG CTGATCATGGTGGTGCCTCCACACGCCTTGAAGCTTCCATTTGAGCCCATCGCAGAGTTGGGCGACTACTGGTGCGAAGTAACG GTGAACGGAATGGACACGGTCCGCGTGCCCGTTTCCTTGCTCCCCTACGAGGACCCGTCGGCCAATCATCAGCGCCTCCTGAAGGCGCAGCGGCGGCAGCAGGCTGGTGAGAAAGACATTTCGCAACAGACGAGTGAGGACCGCGTGACCGAGACAAGTGGAGTCGATGCCACAGCGCCACCAAGTGACAACCGGAAAAAGGACTGA
- the LOC133471315 gene encoding transmembrane protein 272-like isoform X1 — protein MDHMPHGDVQISSIGQTFSLTVVFISLPCILAFLCFLAVVVNIMWWMVMISAIGLGATHLGLCPSQPRIPVYLLVLGVSSLLALSVTYCRCVCDDGAMSTLATVCMALLHLFTFCWFVAGTSWVYGAYPPSYTPGEARYCHKTTYNFAFVVTTLMWAATTLSLCCCACFLSLTCCTTVTARRRLTPSRTTSYGTAHLLQEDTAAAAGGV, from the exons ATGGACCACATGCCTCACGGTGACGTTCAGATTTCATCCATCGGTCAGACCTTTTCGCTCACAGTTGTATTCATTTCACTGCCCTGTATCTTAGCCTTTCTCTGTTTTCTCGCAGTGGTGGTGAACATCATGTGGTGGATGGTGATGATCTCAGCCATCGGTTTGG GCGCCACTCATTTGGGACTGTGCCCGTCGCAGCCCAGAATCCCCGTCTACCTTCTGGTTCTGGGCGTGTCCAGCCTGCTGGCTCTGTCCGTGACGTACTGCCGCTGCGTGTGCGACGACGGCGCGATGAGCACGCTCGCCACCGTCTGCATGGCCCTGCTGCACCTCTTCACGTTCTGCTGGTTCGTTGCAG GCACCAGCTGGGTCTACGGCGCGTATCCGCCCAGCTACACGCCCGGGGAAGCCCGGTACTGCCACAAGACCACCTACAACTTCGCCTTCGTGGTCACCACCCTGATGTGGGCCGCCACCACGCTGTCGCTGTGCTGCTGCGCTTGCTTCCTGTCGCTGACCTGCTGCACGACCGTCACGGCGAGACGCAGGCTGACGCCCAGCCGCACCACCTCGTACGGAACCGCTCATCTTCTTCAAGAAGAcacggcagcagcagcaggtggTGTCTGA
- the LOC133471315 gene encoding transmembrane protein 272-like isoform X2, which yields MDHMPHGDVQISSIVVVNIMWWMVMISAIGLGATHLGLCPSQPRIPVYLLVLGVSSLLALSVTYCRCVCDDGAMSTLATVCMALLHLFTFCWFVAGTSWVYGAYPPSYTPGEARYCHKTTYNFAFVVTTLMWAATTLSLCCCACFLSLTCCTTVTARRRLTPSRTTSYGTAHLLQEDTAAAAGGV from the exons ATGGACCACATGCCTCACGGTGACGTTCAGATTTCATCCATCG TGGTGGTGAACATCATGTGGTGGATGGTGATGATCTCAGCCATCGGTTTGG GCGCCACTCATTTGGGACTGTGCCCGTCGCAGCCCAGAATCCCCGTCTACCTTCTGGTTCTGGGCGTGTCCAGCCTGCTGGCTCTGTCCGTGACGTACTGCCGCTGCGTGTGCGACGACGGCGCGATGAGCACGCTCGCCACCGTCTGCATGGCCCTGCTGCACCTCTTCACGTTCTGCTGGTTCGTTGCAG GCACCAGCTGGGTCTACGGCGCGTATCCGCCCAGCTACACGCCCGGGGAAGCCCGGTACTGCCACAAGACCACCTACAACTTCGCCTTCGTGGTCACCACCCTGATGTGGGCCGCCACCACGCTGTCGCTGTGCTGCTGCGCTTGCTTCCTGTCGCTGACCTGCTGCACGACCGTCACGGCGAGACGCAGGCTGACGCCCAGCCGCACCACCTCGTACGGAACCGCTCATCTTCTTCAAGAAGAcacggcagcagcagcaggtggTGTCTGA
- the prcc gene encoding proline-rich protein PRCC → MSLVAYGSSDDSDGEGASSKQDSGRLFSLLPATKRSSASDDKKSLLSGLPEPKKRTEPVRISVPHIEEHDSDSDDDEPVKKKLQSQGTGSGLSSLLPQPKNLTAKVTDRPLIPHTLTKRPEPKGVNSGSPAPGMLGPSASPSAIKAAAKSAARQLARQIVATDEHEEDIAPQNYFSLGESPEPPPPAVIPIYEAEPVVAAVEPLPAPPPPPPLPPPPPGDELGQSDAPLDFGGGHEGTGAWGGQYPQYQQPMAGPESYPEGYDNNDAYYQDPSPGLPEDEVPGNSAMFDDEAFMRLQGKRNRGKEEVKFLEIKGDDQLSGHQQWITKSISEEKQTRSSFSKKRGGMPTGQQRRKHQITYLIHQAKERELELKNSWAENRMTRRQTQAKYGF, encoded by the exons ATGTCTTTAGTCGCCTATGGCAGCAGCGATGACAGCGACGGCGAAGGAGCGTCGAGCAAACAAGACTCGGGGCGGCTCTTCTCCCTCCTGCCAGCCACCAAAAGGTCGTCTGCCAGTGACGACAAAAAGAGTTTATTATCGGGTCTGCCCGAGCCCAAGAAGCGCACGGAGCCAGTGAGGATTTCCGTGCCGCACATCGAGGAGCACGAC tcGGACTCTGACGATGACGAACCAGTAAAGAAGAAACTCCAATCCCAG GGCACAGGTAGCGGTCTCTCCTCGCTCCTGCCGCAACCCAAAAACCTGACTGCGAAGGTGACCGACAGACCTTTAATCCCGCACACGCTCACCAAGCGCCCGGAGCCCAAAGGAGTCAATTCGGGCTCGCCCGCACCGGGCATGCTGGGCCCCAGCGCGTCCCCCTCCGCCATCAAAGCGGCAGCCAAGTCGGCGGCGCGGCAACTGGCCAGACAGATCGTAGCCACGGACGAGCACGAGGAGGACATCGCGCCGCAGAATTACTTCTCGTTGGGCGAGAGCCCTGAGCCGCCGCCCCCGGCCGTCATTCCGATTTACGAAGCCGAGCCTGTCGTCGCCGCGGTGGAGCCGCTCCCcgcgccgccgcctcctccgcCGCTTCCTCCTCCGCCGCCCGGCGACGAGCTGGGCCAGTCGGACGCCCCCCTCGACTTTGGTGGAGGCCACGAGGGAACTGGTGCGTGGGGAGGCCAATATCCTCAGTATCAACAACCCATGGCGGGACCCGAGTCTTATCCTGAG GGGTACGATAATAACGATGCGTATTACCAAGATCCGAGCCCCGGCTTGCCAGAGGACGAAGTACCTGGTAACTCGGCCATGTTTGATGACGAAGCG TTCATGCGGCTTCAGGGCAAAAGGAACCGGGGCAAAGAAGAGGTGAAGTTCCTGGAGATTAAGGGCGACGACCAGCTGAGCGGCCACCAGCAGTGGATCACCAAAAGCATTTCGGAGGAGAAGCAGACCCGCAGCTCCTTCAGTAAG AAAAGGGGAGGAATGCCCACGGGACAGCAGAGACGCAAGCACCAGATTACGTATCTCATCCACCAG GCGAAGGAACGCGAGCTGGAGCTGAAGAACAGCTGGGCGGAGAACAGGATGACACGCCGGCAGACGCAGGCGAAATACGGCTTCTGA
- the stk3 gene encoding serine/threonine-protein kinase 3 yields the protein MEQSAPKSKLKKLSEDSLTKQPEEVFDVLEKLGEGSYGSVFKAIHKESGQVVAIKQVPVESDLQEIIKEISIMQQCDSPYVVKYYGSYFKNTDLWIVMEYCGAGSVSDIIRLRNKTLTEDEIATILKSTLKGLEYLHFMRKIHRDIKAGNILLNTEGHAKLADFGVAGQLTDTMAKRNTVIGTPFWMAPEVIQEIGYNCVADIWSLGITSIEMAEGKPPYADIHPMRAIFMIPTNPPPTFRKPELWSDDFTDFVKKCLVKNPEQRATATQLLQHPFISQAKPVSILRDLITEAMEMKAKRQQEQQRELEEEEDNSEDETEVDSHTMVKSGSEGAGTMRATGTMSDGAQTMIEHNTMLESDLGTMVINSDDEEEDEEQGSMRRHAAPQQPMRPSFMDYFDKQDSNKAAQQQQKQQQHQQHQQENYNHNQPQEKPGYHVPSKNIFPDNWKVPQDGDFDFLKNLDFEELQMRLSALDPMMEREIEELRQRYTAKRQPILDAMDAKKRRQQNF from the exons ATGGAACAATCTGCCCCCAAAAG CAAGCTGAAAAAGCTGAGTGAAGACAGCTTGACCAAACAACCAGAGGAAGTGTTCGATGTCCTGGAAAAACTTGGTGAAGG TTCCTATGGCAGCGTGTTCAAAGCCATCCACAAGGAGTCGGGACAGGTTGTGGCCATCAAGCAGGTTCCTGTGGAGTCTGATCTGCAAGAGATTATCAAGGAGATTTCTATCATGCAGCAGTGTGACag TCCCTATGTGGTAAAGTACTACGGCAGCTACTTCAAGAACACAGACCTTTGGATTGTCATGGAGTACTGCGGGGCGGGCTCCGTCTCTGACATCATCAGGCTGCGCAACAAAACG ctgACAGAGGACGAGATCGCCACCATTTTAAAGTCGACACTCAAGGGTCTGGAATACCTTCATTTCATGAGGAAGATTCACCGCGACATCAAGGCTGGGAACATTCTGCTTAACACGGAGGGACACGCCAAGCTGGCCGACTTTGGAGTGGCCGGACAGCTGACG GACACCATGGCAAAGAGGAACACTGTGATCGGAACGCCTTTCTGGATGGCGCCGGAGGTGATCCAGGAGATCGGCTACAACTGCGTGGCCGACATCTGGTCGCTGGGCATCACGTCCATCGAGATGGCCGAGGGCAAGCCCCCCTACGCCGACATCCACCCCATGAGA GCCATCTTCATGATCCCCACCAACCCTCCGCCGACATTCCGGAaaccggagctgtggtcggACGACTTCACGGACTTTGTCAAGAAGTGTCTGGTAAAGAACCCGGAGCAGCGAGCCACTGCCACGCAACTCTTACAG CATCCGTTCATCAGTCAGGCCAAGCCGGTCTCCATCTTGAGGGACCTTATCACCGAGGCCATGGAGATGAAGGCCAAGaggcagcaggagcagcagagagagctcgaagaggaggaggacaacTCT GAGGATGAGACCGAGGTGGACTCTCACACCATGGTGAAGTCCGGCTCGGAGGGTGCGGGCACCATGCGCGCCACCGGCACCATGAGCGACGGCGCGCAGACCATGATCGAGCACAACACCATGCTGGAGTCCGACCTGGGCACCATGGTCATCAACAGCGACgacgaggaggaagatgaggagcaGGGATCCATGAGGC GGCACGCCGCCCCGCAGCAGCCCATGCGTCCGTCCTTCATGGACTACTTTGACAAGCAGGACTCCAACAAGGCAGCCCAGCAGCAACAGAAGCAGCAGCAACATCAGCAGCACCAGCAGGAGAACTACAACCACAACCAGCCTCAGGAGAAGCCCGGCTACCACGTCCCGTCCAAGAACATCTTCCCCGACAACTGGAAGGTGCCACAGGACGGAGACTTTGACTTT TTGAAGAATCTGGACTTCGAGGAGCTTCAGATGCGCCTGAGCGCTCTGGACCCCATGATGGAGCGCGAGATCGAGGAGCTGCGACAGCGCTACACGGCCAAACGCCAGCCCATCCTCGACGCCATGGACGCCAAGAAACGGCGGCAGCAGAACTTTTAA